AAAGACGACGTTTCCAGCAAGCGAATTATTTCAGGAAAATCAAAAAGCCCGCTTCAGGGCTCAAGGCCAATTGGGAAAAACTCCCCGTTGCTCCATACGCCAAGCCAGTTCTGACCGTTGAGCGGACGGCTTACGGCCAGCTCGACCAATTGATAGAAGGCGTTGCGGTGCACCAGGGCCTCGAGGTTGCTGCGCACCCGCAGGTAAGGCGCCGGTTCCTCGGTGAGCGGATCGATCACCACCCGCAGCGGGTGTTCAGGGCCGGCGTCGACCTGTTCGTCGACATTAGTGGTAAACCGCAGCACCTGGCTCTCCCCCTGCCCTTGCACCTCAAGCGTGACGGCGACAAACGGCGCGTCATCGACAGTGATGCCGACCTTTTCCACCGGCGTCACCAGGAAATAATCATCGCCATCGCGGCGAATGATGTTGGAGAACAACTTGACCATGGGTTTGCGCCCGATAGGCGTGCCCTGATAGAACCAGGTGCCGTCGCG
This genomic stretch from Pseudomonas orientalis harbors:
- a CDS encoding DUF1285 domain-containing protein, with the protein product MTDTAKANDLLAQLPKGKGPAPVHLWNPDFCGNIDMRIARDGTWFYQGTPIGRKPMVKLFSNIIRRDGDDYFLVTPVEKVGITVDDAPFVAVTLEVQGQGESQVLRFTTNVDEQVDAGPEHPLRVVIDPLTEEPAPYLRVRSNLEALVHRNAFYQLVELAVSRPLNGQNWLGVWSNGEFFPIGLEP